In the Clostridium beijerinckii genome, one interval contains:
- a CDS encoding nucleobase:cation symporter-2 family protein has product MELSNKEILIEDLDCKNEEISELLYGVEDKPNLSTQILLGFQHIFAAFGGIIVVPLVISSALGFDIVTSTALMSATILSAGIATFIQSKGIGPVGARVACIMGTDFTFVAPSIAIGSIYGLPGILGGTILGSLVGIGLSFVIRPMMKLFPPLVTGTVITLIGLTLLPVSMDWAAGGSGSPNYGNLTNISIAMIVMIITLLLNRYGKGLVSSASILIGMAIGYIVCIPLGMVDFSSVSSASFISFPKIFEHGVNFDPKLVLPFIPAYFVTTIGTVGCLKAIGEVSKVEMGDKRIGAGVLSDGLGSMLAGILGTFPNTCFSQNVGLIPLTKVASKYVAMMAGIILVILGFLPKFAALINIMPQPVLGGVGIVMFGTVAASGIKTLSRVELNNRNLLIIATAIGLGVGITFRPEFISQLPEGLKMIFSSGISTGTIAALILNLLLKQEKSGVE; this is encoded by the coding sequence ATGGAATTAAGTAACAAAGAGATTTTAATCGAAGATTTGGACTGTAAAAATGAAGAAATTAGCGAGCTTCTTTATGGAGTTGAAGACAAGCCTAATTTATCTACACAAATTTTGCTAGGATTTCAGCACATATTTGCTGCGTTTGGAGGAATTATAGTAGTTCCATTAGTTATTTCTAGTGCATTAGGTTTTGATATAGTTACATCAACAGCACTTATGAGTGCAACTATATTGTCAGCTGGGATAGCAACTTTTATTCAATCGAAAGGTATTGGTCCTGTTGGTGCAAGAGTTGCATGTATAATGGGAACAGATTTTACATTTGTAGCACCATCAATTGCAATTGGGAGTATTTACGGACTTCCAGGAATATTAGGTGGGACAATACTTGGGTCATTAGTCGGAATAGGTTTAAGCTTTGTAATACGACCTATGATGAAATTATTTCCACCACTTGTTACAGGAACAGTGATAACATTGATAGGACTAACTCTATTACCTGTATCGATGGATTGGGCTGCTGGTGGTAGTGGTTCGCCTAATTATGGAAACTTAACTAATATTTCAATTGCTATGATTGTAATGATTATAACTTTATTGTTAAACAGATATGGAAAGGGATTAGTAAGCAGTGCCTCAATATTAATTGGAATGGCAATTGGATACATTGTTTGTATTCCTCTTGGAATGGTTGATTTTTCATCAGTAAGTTCAGCGAGTTTTATATCATTTCCAAAGATATTTGAGCATGGAGTTAATTTTGATCCTAAATTAGTACTTCCATTTATTCCTGCTTATTTTGTTACAACAATTGGAACAGTAGGATGTTTAAAAGCTATTGGAGAAGTTTCAAAGGTTGAAATGGGCGATAAGAGAATTGGAGCAGGAGTATTATCTGATGGACTTGGAAGCATGCTTGCAGGTATTCTTGGAACTTTCCCTAATACATGTTTCAGTCAAAATGTAGGTTTAATTCCGTTAACAAAAGTAGCAAGTAAATATGTGGCTATGATGGCTGGAATAATACTCGTAATACTAGGGTTTTTACCAAAATTTGCAGCACTAATAAATATAATGCCTCAACCAGTTTTGGGTGGAGTAGGTATTGTAATGTTTGGTACAGTTGCGGCATCGGGTATTAAGACTTTAAGCAGAGTCGAATTAAATAACCGTAATTTATTAATAATAGCAACAGCAATTGGACTTGGTGTTGGAATTACATTCCGTCCTGAGTTTATAAGTCAATTACCAGAAGGTCTTAAAATGATTTTCTCATCAGGTATTTCGACTGGAACTATTGCAGCGCTAATATTAAATTTATTATTAAAACAAGAAAAGAGTGGAGTAGAATAG
- a CDS encoding xanthine phosphoribosyltransferase: MESLHKRILEEGQAMSENVLKVDSFLNHQVDPELMYEMGTYFKNYFENHKITKVFTIESSGIAPAVMTAMQMNLPMVTLKKQNSKILNGDVYQTTVHSFTKSLDYELTLSKKYINDEDNILVIDDFLANGEAALGAARLIEEAGAKVAGIGIVIEKSFQKGAQMLKDKGYDVYSLARIAKLSKGIIEFAK, from the coding sequence ATGGAAAGCTTACATAAAAGAATTTTAGAAGAAGGACAAGCAATGTCAGAAAATGTACTGAAAGTTGATTCATTTTTAAATCATCAAGTGGATCCGGAATTAATGTACGAAATGGGTACATACTTTAAAAATTACTTTGAGAATCATAAAATAACAAAGGTGTTTACAATTGAAAGTTCTGGTATAGCACCTGCTGTGATGACTGCAATGCAAATGAATTTGCCTATGGTTACTCTAAAAAAGCAAAACTCAAAAATACTGAATGGTGATGTTTATCAAACAACTGTACATTCATTTACTAAAAGTTTAGATTATGAGTTGACATTATCTAAAAAATATATAAATGATGAAGATAATATATTAGTTATAGATGATTTTTTAGCAAATGGCGAAGCGGCACTTGGGGCTGCACGTTTGATAGAAGAAGCTGGAGCAAAAGTAGCAGGAATAGGAATAGTAATAGAAAAGTCATTTCAAAAAGGTGCTCAAATGCTTAAGGATAAAGGATATGATGTATACTCTTTGGCAAGAATAGCGAAACTATCAAAAGGTATAATAGAATTTGCTAAATAA
- a CDS encoding DUF342 domain-containing protein — MEKEVGAKVVNGKIIIADGINGEIITIKAKENVNLFINDVECEKFKPYEVSSKDKITYNCETTPAKREVNITISEDKMKAYMTVEYIPKTEYKIKDREFYINLAVSTEVLLKEEPEYFTVQELYKKLKEKGIVFGIKEESLELILKGCSSEVLVAEGLEPVKDTPSEVKLFFTPTQMVFPEPDSNEKVDFKNLFRISNVNAGDKIAEIIPEIPGKNGMNILGKVIEREYIRSLPIDASKGCKIENNHIISLIDGKAHIANRSVSVNPIYTVESVNMETCNIKFYGDVEVYDSVQDNMFISAGGSLDVSQNVNMANVVTGGEITILGNTINSKILSGQVDIRKKEYSDVLTEFKNILVSMIEYINGLNLQNFERKDFVKTLTEKNFGNFQKVALNIISLNIKNKTKRSKLVDFIKGKILGLNILEIKSIYDLKTLLNILDNEIDYYDKNIIVPLDIRIGYCQECEIKSTGNIIIGGKGEYTSKLTAMKDIIFTRSDSVARGGVLSAGQNISLGVVGSRAYIPTTLMVPQYGRITAAKAYTNTVFCFGRTKVTLDEDLKNINVYFNSEKRAIEFGKTAL, encoded by the coding sequence ATGGAAAAAGAAGTAGGCGCTAAAGTTGTTAATGGGAAAATAATAATAGCTGATGGGATAAATGGGGAAATTATAACTATAAAAGCTAAAGAAAATGTAAATCTATTTATTAATGATGTAGAATGTGAAAAGTTTAAACCATATGAAGTAAGTTCAAAAGATAAGATTACTTATAATTGCGAGACAACTCCTGCAAAGAGAGAAGTAAATATAACTATATCTGAAGATAAAATGAAAGCTTATATGACAGTGGAGTATATACCTAAGACTGAATACAAAATAAAGGACAGGGAATTTTACATAAATTTAGCTGTATCTACTGAAGTTCTGTTGAAAGAAGAACCTGAATACTTTACTGTTCAAGAGTTATATAAAAAACTAAAAGAAAAAGGAATAGTTTTTGGAATAAAGGAAGAATCTTTAGAATTGATCTTAAAAGGGTGCTCGAGTGAAGTTTTGGTCGCAGAAGGATTGGAGCCAGTTAAGGATACACCGAGTGAGGTAAAGTTGTTTTTTACACCAACTCAAATGGTTTTTCCAGAACCAGATTCTAATGAGAAAGTAGACTTTAAAAATTTATTTAGAATTTCCAATGTTAATGCTGGAGATAAAATCGCAGAAATAATCCCTGAGATTCCGGGAAAGAATGGAATGAATATTTTGGGTAAAGTTATAGAGCGTGAATATATTCGAAGCTTACCAATTGATGCATCAAAAGGATGTAAGATTGAAAATAATCATATTATATCTCTTATTGATGGAAAAGCACATATTGCTAATAGAAGTGTAAGCGTAAATCCTATTTACACCGTAGAATCAGTAAATATGGAAACTTGCAACATTAAATTTTATGGAGATGTAGAAGTTTATGATAGCGTACAGGATAATATGTTTATTAGCGCTGGAGGTTCATTAGATGTAAGTCAAAATGTTAATATGGCTAATGTTGTTACAGGTGGAGAAATAACAATCTTAGGAAACACAATTAATTCAAAGATATTATCAGGACAAGTAGATATAAGAAAAAAAGAATATTCAGATGTACTTACTGAATTTAAAAATATTTTAGTTAGTATGATAGAGTATATTAACGGATTGAATCTACAAAATTTTGAAAGAAAAGATTTTGTAAAGACACTGACTGAGAAGAATTTTGGGAATTTTCAAAAAGTAGCATTAAATATAATTTCTTTAAATATAAAAAATAAAACAAAACGCAGCAAACTTGTAGATTTTATAAAAGGAAAGATATTAGGACTTAATATCTTGGAAATAAAGTCAATTTATGATCTAAAAACTTTACTTAACATATTGGATAATGAAATAGATTATTATGATAAGAATATAATAGTCCCCCTAGATATTCGGATTGGTTATTGTCAAGAATGCGAGATAAAATCTACAGGAAATATTATCATAGGTGGTAAAGGTGAATATACTTCAAAGTTAACTGCAATGAAGGATATAATTTTTACAAGATCTGATTCGGTGGCCAGAGGGGGAGTCTTATCTGCCGGTCAAAATATAAGTTTAGGAGTAGTAGGGAGCAGAGCATATATACCTACAACGTTAATGGTACCACAGTATGGGAGAATAACTGCTGCTAAAGCATATACAAACACAGTATTTTGCTTTGGTAGGACAAAGGTTACATTGGATGAAGATCTGAAAAATATTAATGTATATTTTAATAGTGAGAAAAGGGCAATTGAATTTGGTAAAACGGCACTGTAA